The DNA sequence ttgtgtgttcacacactgctgacttcgacgcgcgcctggttttgatatctgagatgtgttctttaacccttgtaccgatgctcctcttcgtctgtccaatgtatgacaagccacagtcacaatcgagtttgtatacacccgcttgttgtaaaggaatgttactcttgattggtctcaagaattggctcactttcttatgtggtttgtaaatagttttgatgGAAACCTTcaaaatgttgcctattctgtcagtgactcccttcacatatggtagtatcgcaggttgtcgttcaactgtgggtggcttcaagtggttcttgcgatgctggcgaggcacgggcaggttgttgatggtgagagcatgttttacatgctgcagctcggcctctaggtggtcagcatcacaaaggtgttgggctctctgtaacaaagatttgccaacggtagctaactggatagggtgtTGGTGTGAGTTAGATAATCTTACTGTTCATTGAAGGCACGTTTGATAGAATAAACAAGCTCGTAtcgatgaatttttcattatatattttatatttattattatttaagacaaaGAAATACCTCATGACGATTTTAACGTTTTGGAAGACAGTCTCTAAGCTGCAGTTAGATGAACTACAAGAAAACaatgtagtttttttcatatttttgtatgcgACTATTGATGAAGTACAAACTAGCcttcaaatgtaattaaatgtgaatctttcaaaatttttttaaattattaatgtaatataattaaaattaactaacaGGAAAGAATATGGATTTAATGTGACACTTATTTTGGACCTCTTCGAGACGCACGTCGAAACCCTTAGGGGGTTTCATTTGATTTCTCAAGGAAAGGGATAGGCCATTCCTCAGATCCCCACTTAGTGACGGCGGGTGTACcttttgtttaagaaatatatttgaaaatcgtCATAATCGTAGGAGTAATAGCGTAATAAACATGTAGTTGAATTGACaacttttatgttataaaaataaatgtcagtgatttattttatcagaGAATTAAAATGATctcaatacatttaaattatatgtagctCACCGCCAAGATATGTGACCttgagtattaaataaaaaatataatgacttataatatgattaggtataaattttgtttataaattttaatttaaaatataattttagcatTTGTCCGTGTAGCTGTTATGTTAACTCAATCagcatttcattttcatttccaGGTGTAACAGATGGAGCCGGTAAACTAGATTGCTTCCATCCAACAAATAAACAGGAGTTCACAGATTTTGCAGAGCTTCTGTGcaaaaaaatcaacatttaCAAAGCCAAGGATGAATTTCCCGGATTTGTTGATGAGCTGGTCAAGAATATTATAGTACAAAGTAAGctatatgtatttcattattcttaATACAGCGACAAACATAGAAATTTCGCTCAATTATGCTTTATactgaagtattttttattttaatgcatttttctaaatattattacctCGTGTACTAATctagtgaaaatatattttcagtgtcGTCCGCGGATATTAAGAGGATAAAGATGACAGTCGACAATCTGTACATTGAAAAACAGAAAGCCGAGAAAAACGAAAAGGCCAAGAAACCTAACAAGGGGAAGGGGAAGGCTAAGTTAAAAGTGGAGGGGGAGAGTGTGAGTACATTGATAGTGTTGCCATGccgattataaataacttgatCAATCACATGTCTCTgcctgaaatatatttatttatattagaaataaaatagaatattaatatttggtaCAAATCTCGCATACTGCACTGAATTTACTTCTAATTGTCAAATTTGTGGTCACCGCATCGGTTtgataaacagaaaatataagaattttgaagttatattaGCAAGGTGGTGTCAAAATGACAATGACGTCATCAGTCTCAGGAAAGTTTCATTGAGGTTTCAAACACCTTTACAACTACGAACACTTCGTATTTTTGTAGAACCAGTTTTGTGCGCGCTTTGTCCGCATTGGCTTGGTAATGGGTTCCAGAGAGAAATTTTTGAAGTGTTTACTTCAATAGGTAGGGTAACCAACcatcagcgacatctatagtaTGTGTGACATAACTATATACAATGCAGCTGTTATGGGGCCACACGGAATTCCAggataaattttaactaatgTATATGTTATTCTCATATCTAAGCACAATTTGCGTAAAGCGTAATCAAAAACTGTTTAGTAatttttgattgaaaattaaacGAACATCCATATATGGAGCAAATTTTCgctttttcaatataaaatgcgTATAGTTCAGAACATTAtacttaaacttattatatttgtttattccgTAATAATATGCTAAGCAGTGATATGTTTGGTGTTTTAATACCAGCTTTATATACAATGAGAATTTAGAttcatgtatataatattgactTGGCTTTGTTTGTTTCAGGCTCACTTGAACCAGTACGAGGCCTATGGCACTTTTGACGACGATTTCGACGACTTTATGTAAACTATACGATGAAGGGATTCAAACGAACATTGTAAATAAGTCcttttgtttgtatgttgtTATGTTTACCATATGTATAACagatattgatatattgagAACAGAAATGCTCTGTACATTGACAATTTTCATGCATTATAAgtgtttattaagaaaaagctGTGAGTTTTTCATTCAAGCTTTCCATGTTTCTATATCGATCGAGtggaaaatattcaaaaccaGAAATTTCTAGTACAAACCGGTTTTTAACTACATGTATCCGGTTTGAACCGGTTTCTtcttgaaatgtttattattcagacttgttttattatttttgtaatataccCGTCTGTTTTTTTTCGGTTATGGTCCGATGTTAtgttatatagataataaattttttaatgcgataatattattctgtttttttatttcattgaattttgtattttctaattatttataagtaattcttaaaattaaccaTTTTCTAGATATgaacacaaaacaaatatatcaatgataaaataaaaactgaaattaagGCAACTATTTctctgttaaattttttatgcatTTTAAAACCTACAAATAGTCttgagatataataaaaaaaaaagtatctgTTTCTTAACAtctttttttagatttatttattatatatgtcttTCTTACCTTGACATAAATATGAAGTTAAaggtaaataatgaaattgagAAACATTCAAACGACCAGTATGTAAGGTCCCTAATGATTTATAACTGCGATAGCATGTGGGAGGAACGGCACAAGACGCTTGTATAACCTTGAATTTTTACCTTCAATTCGGCCTTTTACAAAACAACTTGTTAATACATAGAGTACATAGTTTTTGAACAAATAGTAGGCGAATCGAGGTGCGATACCGTAGGCGTTAAGGTATGCTTCAGTAAAAAGTATACAACCACTGTAACCCTTACCTTTGAGAAACGTcagtatagaaataaattgaggacataaaatatcaattttacgCATTACGATTAATAGTTAccagtggcgccatctgtgccgtactaattataatattctaagtaaactataatccttagaattatttatgactgattataatattgtaatttttaatggcaacatttgaGGAAcaacttgtatttgaaaactataaatactggcGTCAGCCATTTTATAGGACATTCCTGGAAGTAACATTGAACATTAAAGAACAAGACTGAAACTGTACCTTGGATAATATATTGCAACAGTCACTCTTGAATATCATTGGTTTagataagaaaacaaaattatgggCGAAAAGATTATCAGTACTTATATGAAACTTcggaaaaaaaaacctaatcaGTATACCTTCAAGAGAGTTCAATTATTAGAGttgtactaa is a window from the Danaus plexippus chromosome 16 unlocalized genomic scaffold, MEX_DaPlex mxdp_31, whole genome shotgun sequence genome containing:
- the LOC116771917 gene encoding eukaryotic translation initiation factor 3 subunit J, encoding MDVSWDADNFEPKLPTTLASNKWEGEDEEETVKDSWEDEEEEKKDEEKKETVPPPPKPKKKILDKIAEKERLERQKSVKQVVEKEELTPEEKLAEKLRQQKLQEESDLLLALETFGVTDGAGKLDCFHPTNKQEFTDFAELLCKKINIYKAKDEFPGFVDELVKNIIVQMSSADIKRIKMTVDNLYIEKQKAEKNEKAKKPNKGKGKAKLKVEGESAHLNQYEAYGTFDDDFDDFM